The DNA region ATTTCCATAGCTTTCGCGAAGGCTTCAATTGCGAGCTGCTCCCTGCCGCCTACGGTGTTGGCATAGTTCCTGATCTTCATTGCTAGTTCTTCTTCTATGGCCCCACCGCCTGGCAGAAATCTACCGTCTTCCTTTGTAATTCCAACTACCCTTATTGCATCATTCAGGCTTCTTTCGACTTCTGAAACAACATGGTCTGTTGCTCCCCTAATAAGGATATTGACTGCCTTTGGGTTTGCACAACCCGTTACAAAGGTCATCCTGTCGTCACCGATTTTCTTTTCCTCGACCATTTCAGCTGAACCAAGCGCACCTTCGTTAAGGTCATCAAGGTTAGTCACGATCTTGGCACCTGTTGCCTTAGCGAGTTTCTCCATGTCACTTTTCTTTACCCTTCTGACCGCGTATATACCTTCCTTTGCAAGGTAGTGCTGTGCGACATCATCTATTCCCTTCTGGCAGAGCAGGACATTTGCCTTGCTCTTCTTAACCTTCTCAACCATTTTCTTGAATGTGTCTGATTCCTGCGACATGAAATCCTGGATCTTCGATGGGTCCGTGATCTGGATCTTAGCCTCTATCTCTGTCTTCTTTATTTCAAGCGCGGAATCAACAAGGGCGATCCTCGCGTTCTTGACCGTAGACGGCATCTTTGCATGGACTTTTTCCTTATCAATGACAAGCCCGTTGATAAACTGAGTATCTGTCACACCGCCACCGTTCTTCTTATCGACCTTTATGTTTGCAGTGTCAACGGTAATTTTTCCGTTTCTCTGTGTTGCCACAGCGTTTACTGCCTTAACTACAAGGTCCGAATAAAACTCGCCGGATGTCCCGGTGTTCTTTCCAGAAAGCGCCGTTATTGCAATTTGCTTCAGGGTCTTGTCGTCGTCCGCCTTTATTGCAAGTTCATCCAGATACTTCTTCGCCTCATTCACCGCCATCCTGAATCCGTTCGTGATGACTGTAGAATGCACTCCCTGTTCAAGAAGAACTTCAGATTGCTTAAGAAGTTCGCCAGCGAGCACAACAGCCGTCGTCGTACCGTCACCAACAGCAGTGTCCTGTGACTTTGCAACTTCAACAATCATCTTCGCGGTGGGATGGTCAACATCCATTTCCTTCAGAATGGTTGCGCCGTCATTGGAAATAACGATGTCGCCAATAGAGTCAACGAGCATCTTATCCATGCCCTTAGGGCCAAGTGTGGTCCTGATGGCGTCCGCAATCGCCTTTGCAGCCTCAATGTTTGTCTTCTGAGCATTCTTCCCCTGTTCCCTTGAAGTGCCTTCCTTAAGCACTAAAATTGGCATTTGACCTGATAGCATGTACTTTGTTCACCTCAACCTGGCAGATAAATATGTCCTTCAATATAAACATTGTCTTCATGACCTGTATCAGGAAAATGTATCTACAGCATACTCCACTGGGTTCCTTCAGACAATTGTTTTCAACGATTTTATCCTAATCCGTTTTCTTTAGCATTTTGTTGAAGGTCGCCTGAAATAACAACAAAAATTTTCCGACAGTGTCATTTTGTGGCTATGGTGTGCATTTTAACATGCATATCCGACATGGCGATTCACAAGATCTTAAATTCCCAACATAATAAATTGTGGGACCGCCCTACTTGACTGCCATTTCTAATTTGCTTCCAAATGGCGAGTTGAATTGATCGAAATTTAAGATAGAGATATCTTCTCATTACTGTTTCACACAGTAATGATATCACAGAAATTCCATTTCATATAATGGGTTTCGGCCGAAGATTTACCGGTGACATTTGCAAATCTTTTTCAATTCCGCTTGGCATTCCATTAGATAGAAATGTAATATTCGTAAAAAAAATAAAAGTGGTTGGGTCATATGCCCATTTATTTGTAAGAATTTTCCAAATTAGGTGTAATCAGGGTTTCAGTGTTTCCTGAATTTCCATGTCGGTTGTCCCTGCCCTTTTAATCTCTTCTTTGTGATGCCTTGCGTATATCATGATTCCGGATGCGAAAACAGCAATAAAGACAGCGGCCGTTAATATGGAGTAATCAACAGGGTATGTAGGAGGAACTAAGCTGTAATACATGGCAACCAAGAGGATCACTGTGGCGATTGCCGGTATCAGACCGTGTAGTATTACTTTGAATTCTTTCAGTTTCTTGTAGGTTATTCCAACACCGACATTTGAAAGGATGTGCCCTATAAAAAGAGCGGCCGAGGAGGCTGAAACCAGATACACGAACCCCGTTGCTGGAGTAAGGAATATCCCGGCTAGTAGAGAAACAAGGAACGAAAGTCCCCCAAGGAATAGAATGGAATTGGAAGGCGTCTTATACTTGGAATGAACTTTTGAAAGAAACTTTGGTCCAAGGCCATCCCTGCTCATTGAGAATATCATTCTTGCGCTGGTGTTTAGTGGAGCAAGTGATCCCGCAAAAAGGCTGTTAATAATGAATGCGAAGAGCAGCATAGTAAACGGTAATCCGATAAAATTGTCACTGACAATAAGTCCAGGGATGCCTTGTGATGCCGATGAAAAGAATGTGGTCATTTTATCAACACCCCATCCCACAGTAAGGGCATATGAAGTAAGCACAAAGATGACACCAGTGATCAGGAAGCTGATAAGAAGCGCCTTCTTTATATTCTTCCTAGGCTGTTTAGCCTCCTCTCCAAGCGTCACGACGGCGGATGAGCCTGACATGGAAAATATAGCAAGAACCATTCCAACGAATATTGGCGACCAGCCACCCGCTGGTCCAGGAGTAAACGGGGCCAGCGTATTTGCGGATCCTAGTTTTACTATAATGACAATAGACGTTATCACAAGGAGCGCAATCTCAATCACAGAGGCTGTAAAGCTATAAGCCAGTGACGGTTTGATCCCCACATAGGCTATTACAGTTATAAGTATCGCAAACAGGAGCATTATGGGTATCCAAGTGTAGGTTCCAATGTTGACTCCAAGAAAATAGGAAATAGTTCCCGGTATGAAGACCCCAGAGGTGAAAAGTATAGCGTTCGTTATAACGTTGAAATAAGAGAACCACATCATATAACCTATAATCAAGCCGAAAGGCCGGCTCGCTCCGATGGCATTGAATGTATAAAAGCCACCGGCTCCATTGATCTTTTTGGAAAACTGGTACGGAGTGTTAATCCATATGAGTACGCCAAATATGGAAATTATATATGCCAGTGGTAAAGACCCTAAAGCAAAGGAAGCGGCTCCGGTCATAGTGGCGGCAACCGCCCCAAGAGGGGCTATCATTGCAACAGACTGCCCCAACAGAGGGTAAAAACCAGCAGATCCAGCCTTAAGTGATTTATTATTATCTCCTTTTTCGGGCATTTTGGGATAACGCTTCGTAAATATTTGAATCTAGACCTCAACATGTCAGCTATTATGGTCGATATTTGAAGCATAATAACTTTCATGCTTTTGTGGAGGTCAGTTATTCGCTAAGGTAAAGTTGATCAATGATGCGCTATAGCCTGTAATTCTTCCTTATTAAGGGTGCAGTATTTTGTCGCTTACTTCAGTATCTCGTATAGACCCGTTTGATCGTTTCCTCTGCACACGAACCTTCATTGCCTGAGTCGTTCAGATCTTACAGTTCTATTCGGGAAGAACCTGGGTGGTGTCTGAAGTACCACGTATTAAAATATGCCTGTAAGTGCATATCTTGCACCTTCGACAAGATTATAACCATTATAAATATTAACTACCTGGTGAAAAAATGGCAGTGTATTTAGGACAGAAAGCGCCGGATTTCACGGCGAACACGACCAAGGGGCCAATTAGCCTTTCAGATTTCAAAGGAAAATGGGTGCTCCTCTTCTCGCATCCAGCAGACTTCACTCCAGTTTGCACAACGGAGTTTATGGCATTTTCTGAGCGGTATGAAGATTTCCAGAAACTTGGAGTGGAACTCCTTGGTCTCAGCGTGGATAGTATCTACAGCCATATAGCTTGGCTAAGGGACATAAAGGACCATTATGGGATTGAGGTCCCTTTTCCGGTCATCGCAGACATAGACAAGGAAGTTGCAAGAGCATACAACCTTATTGATGAAAAAGCTGGCCTGACTGTCAGAGGGGTATTTATTATCGACCCTGACCAGAAAGTTAGGTGGATGATATACTACCCTGCCGAAGTGGGCAGAAACATATCCGAAATCATCAGAGTCATAAAGGCGTTCCAGTTCAACTGGAAGAACAAGCTCGCCACTCCGGTAAACTGGGAAGTTGGCCAGCCCGGAATCGCGGGAGCCCCCGCTACCCTGGCAGACAGCTTCAAGCGAGATTCTGACGGTTCGGAAAGGTGGTATCTTAAAAGAGTCAAAGTCTAGGCTGATATCATTGACAGATTGTGTGATGTATAACATAAGTTTGGGTGATTTTCACCCCTCCACCATTTGCGTAGAACTCTCAAAACTGGAATCATCCCTCAGGGAAGTCTCGGAACTGCTTGTCAGTGAATATCCGCAGGACTCTGTTTCTGAGTTTATCGAGAAGTTCGCAAGAACCTCTCAGATCATGCCTGAGGACAAAACGATTGGATTCATTGTAGTAAACAAGAAGAAAATGACAATCTCCATTTCGGCTACAAAGATATCTTCTGACCTGAAGGCGCGAATAGCACCCATAGTGAACGGATATAGTGAGAGGGGAATTAACGCAGAATTCGATGTTTCCTAAGGTTAAGTATTACCAGATAAATTTTAAATAACGGTCCTGCATACTTACAACAATGTTTGATTCACC from Thermoplasmataceae archaeon includes:
- the thsB gene encoding thermosome subunit beta, coding for MLSGQMPILVLKEGTSREQGKNAQKTNIEAAKAIADAIRTTLGPKGMDKMLVDSIGDIVISNDGATILKEMDVDHPTAKMIVEVAKSQDTAVGDGTTTAVVLAGELLKQSEVLLEQGVHSTVITNGFRMAVNEAKKYLDELAIKADDDKTLKQIAITALSGKNTGTSGEFYSDLVVKAVNAVATQRNGKITVDTANIKVDKKNGGGVTDTQFINGLVIDKEKVHAKMPSTVKNARIALVDSALEIKKTEIEAKIQITDPSKIQDFMSQESDTFKKMVEKVKKSKANVLLCQKGIDDVAQHYLAKEGIYAVRRVKKSDMEKLAKATGAKIVTNLDDLNEGALGSAEMVEEKKIGDDRMTFVTGCANPKAVNILIRGATDHVVSEVERSLNDAIRVVGITKEDGRFLPGGGAIEEELAMKIRNYANTVGGREQLAIEAFAKAMEIIPRTLSENAGMDPINTLIQLKAEHEKNHPTYGIDVYNNKVGDMKAAGVYDPLRVKKHAIESAVEVSTMILRIDDVIASKKSGASESPGGGMGGMGGTGGMGGMGGMPPY
- a CDS encoding APC family permease, which codes for MPEKGDNNKSLKAGSAGFYPLLGQSVAMIAPLGAVAATMTGAASFALGSLPLAYIISIFGVLIWINTPYQFSKKINGAGGFYTFNAIGASRPFGLIIGYMMWFSYFNVITNAILFTSGVFIPGTISYFLGVNIGTYTWIPIMLLFAILITVIAYVGIKPSLAYSFTASVIEIALLVITSIVIIVKLGSANTLAPFTPGPAGGWSPIFVGMVLAIFSMSGSSAVVTLGEEAKQPRKNIKKALLISFLITGVIFVLTSYALTVGWGVDKMTTFFSSASQGIPGLIVSDNFIGLPFTMLLFAFIINSLFAGSLAPLNTSARMIFSMSRDGLGPKFLSKVHSKYKTPSNSILFLGGLSFLVSLLAGIFLTPATGFVYLVSASSAALFIGHILSNVGVGITYKKLKEFKVILHGLIPAIATVILLVAMYYSLVPPTYPVDYSILTAAVFIAVFASGIMIYARHHKEEIKRAGTTDMEIQETLKP
- a CDS encoding peroxiredoxin gives rise to the protein MAVYLGQKAPDFTANTTKGPISLSDFKGKWVLLFSHPADFTPVCTTEFMAFSERYEDFQKLGVELLGLSVDSIYSHIAWLRDIKDHYGIEVPFPVIADIDKEVARAYNLIDEKAGLTVRGVFIIDPDQKVRWMIYYPAEVGRNISEIIRVIKAFQFNWKNKLATPVNWEVGQPGIAGAPATLADSFKRDSDGSERWYLKRVKV
- a CDS encoding TA0956 family protein — protein: MMYNISLGDFHPSTICVELSKLESSLREVSELLVSEYPQDSVSEFIEKFARTSQIMPEDKTIGFIVVNKKKMTISISATKISSDLKARIAPIVNGYSERGINAEFDVS